A DNA window from Pseudodesulfovibrio thermohalotolerans contains the following coding sequences:
- a CDS encoding peptidase U32 family protein, which translates to MPDTSPFIPELLAPAGNMEKLETAILYGADAVYLGGEGLNLRAGAGGFDRQALERAIHLAHQAGVKVYYTLNVYPRQSHMNALREQIDFLGELRPDAVIAADPGVIRLLRRELPEIPVHISTQANTSNVEAVRFWRENGAKRVNVARELRSAELAEMLDACRKQMPTMELEVFMHGAMCMAVSGRCYMSALLNDRPGNLGQCSHPCRYEYRPTSISFEERTRPGENLWEIREYSAGLTEEFSFDAPEDFAFSSPDKDGPISQPPADRALSAALDTDGWTKFFAAEDLCLLHYIEWFRRMKVASLKIEGRTKSSAYLAQVVDVYKTALTHAATGRFQPEIYLDELVNAASRPLTTGFFDPANRGAIALPPDDTEKRPVLARVLAPLASGRWLVQTKARWDASEAVEILVPGLLRPAIAAKDYALVDEKNQGVDVSHPGQRAVLICDHPDIKAGFFLRKPWEMNRID; encoded by the coding sequence ATGCCAGACACCAGCCCGTTCATACCGGAACTGCTCGCCCCCGCAGGCAACATGGAAAAATTGGAGACCGCCATCCTTTATGGCGCGGACGCTGTCTACCTTGGCGGCGAGGGTCTCAACCTGCGCGCCGGAGCGGGCGGGTTCGACCGTCAGGCCCTGGAGCGGGCCATTCACCTCGCGCATCAGGCCGGGGTCAAGGTCTACTACACCCTCAACGTCTACCCGCGCCAGTCCCACATGAACGCCTTGCGCGAGCAGATTGATTTTCTCGGCGAGCTTCGGCCCGACGCCGTCATTGCCGCGGACCCGGGCGTCATCCGGCTGCTGCGGCGCGAGCTTCCCGAAATTCCGGTGCATATCTCCACCCAGGCCAACACCTCCAATGTGGAGGCCGTGCGTTTTTGGCGGGAAAACGGGGCCAAGCGCGTTAACGTGGCCCGCGAACTGCGCTCCGCCGAGCTGGCGGAGATGCTCGACGCCTGCCGCAAGCAGATGCCCACCATGGAGCTTGAGGTATTCATGCACGGGGCCATGTGCATGGCCGTGTCCGGCCGCTGCTACATGTCCGCGCTGCTCAACGACCGGCCCGGCAATCTCGGCCAATGCTCCCACCCCTGCCGCTACGAGTATCGGCCCACCTCCATTTCTTTTGAAGAGCGTACCCGGCCCGGCGAAAATCTCTGGGAGATTCGCGAATATTCCGCCGGATTGACCGAGGAGTTTTCCTTTGACGCGCCCGAGGATTTCGCTTTTTCCTCTCCGGACAAGGACGGCCCCATCTCTCAGCCCCCGGCCGACCGCGCCTTGTCCGCCGCCCTGGATACCGACGGCTGGACCAAGTTTTTCGCCGCCGAGGACCTTTGCCTGCTCCACTACATCGAGTGGTTCCGGCGCATGAAGGTCGCCTCCCTCAAGATTGAGGGACGCACCAAGAGTTCCGCCTACCTCGCCCAGGTGGTGGACGTCTACAAGACCGCTCTTACCCACGCGGCCACGGGTCGTTTTCAGCCCGAAATCTACCTTGACGAGCTGGTCAACGCGGCCTCCAGGCCCCTGACCACCGGCTTTTTCGATCCGGCCAACCGGGGCGCCATAGCCCTGCCGCCGGACGACACCGAAAAACGCCCCGTGCTCGCCCGCGTGCTCGCGCCGCTGGCCTCCGGCCGTTGGCTCGTCCAGACCAAGGCGCGCTGGGATGCCTCGGAAGCCGTCGAAATCCTCGTGCCCGGGCTGCTTCGGCCCGCCATCGCCGCCAAGGACTACGCCCTCGTGGACGAAAAGAATCAGGGCGTCGACGTCTCGCACCCCGGCCAACGTGCCGTTCTCATTTGCGATCACCCCGACATCAAGGCTGGATTCTTTCTGCGCAAGCCGTGGGAAATGAATCGGATCGATTAG
- a CDS encoding Trm112 family protein — protein MPLEKELLDILACPKCKGALTLMPAGDGLACPACGVVYPVKDDIPIMLVDHAVPEKDWTGSK, from the coding sequence ATGCCTCTCGAAAAAGAACTGCTCGACATCCTGGCCTGCCCCAAGTGCAAGGGCGCGCTGACGCTCATGCCCGCCGGAGACGGTCTTGCCTGCCCCGCCTGCGGGGTGGTCTACCCGGTCAAGGACGACATCCCGATCATGCTCGTGGACCATGCCGTCCCCGAAAAGGACTGGACCGGCTCCAAATAA
- a CDS encoding efflux RND transporter permease subunit yields the protein MQPDQSRVRGFLPSIVRYFLTSQMSVILALASLLVGAAAIMVTPREEEPQIVVPMADVLVQVPGASAEEVEKLVTTPLERLLWQIDGVEYVYSTSSKDQTAVTVRFHVGEDREDSLIKLHNTILKNQDLAPSIVKSWVVKPVEIDDVPIVTLTLHAEHGFEDRYSDFDLRRMAEELFHRLAEVEDVSRVTLHSGRSREVRVELHPDRMAGFHVSPQEISRALKGADSSLSAGHFVSGDNDTQLVSQSFLLSAEDAASLVVGVFDDRPVYLRDVADVIDGPAEPTSYSRIGFSDLYMAERGLDAEHASRPAVTLGLSKKKGVNAVGVADAVIERARLLKRDVLPEGVTLTVTRNYGATAHAKVNDLLSSLFFAIITVVALLAFTLGWREALVVALAVPMSFSLALFVNYLFGYTINRVTLFALILSLGLVVDDPITNVDNIQRHIRMGLRDPLEATLAAVKEVLPPVILSTLAIIVSFAPLFFITGMMGPYMAPMAANVPLTVTFSTLAALTVVPWMAYLLLRNRKTAPDSDNTAAESKTGARLLRWYSVAITPFLTRARNRWLLLFGILAGLALCGVLVLLRLVPLKMLPFDNKNEFQILVDMPEGTTLERTDRAVRDFEAYLRTVPEVTDFITYAGEPSPMDFNGMVRHYYWREQPNLADIRVNLRDKSERDMQSHAIGLRLRNDLQAIADRNGVRMKLIEVPPGPPVIATLTAEIYGRPGMAYQDFLDGARHVESVMSELPGLVDRDDSSETDRTMYDFVLDKEKAALHGVTTADVVDTLRLSLSGSAPANVHLPHERQSLPVRLVLPMRLRTGPDPLSELRMKTASGAMVPLAELGSFRRVPAEQPIYHKNLKRVAYVYAETAGVPPGEAVIDLQSMLKKDPVQPGLTTQWAGEGEWKITLDVFRDLGLAFAAALVGIFILLVGQTGSFVMPALIMSAIPLTLLGILPGFWLLNLVAGGTVDGFNDPVFFTATSMIGMIALGGIVIRNSLVLIEFIQGETEKGAPLKEAIVRSGAVRMRPIVLTALTTALGAWPITLDPIFSGLAWALIFGLVASTLFTLVVVPSGYYALYGKEKEEER from the coding sequence ATGCAGCCCGATCAATCCAGGGTCCGTGGATTTCTGCCGTCCATCGTCCGCTATTTCCTGACCTCGCAGATGTCCGTCATCCTCGCGCTGGCCTCGCTCCTGGTGGGCGCGGCGGCCATCATGGTCACCCCGCGCGAGGAAGAGCCGCAGATCGTGGTGCCCATGGCCGACGTCCTCGTCCAGGTGCCGGGAGCGTCCGCCGAAGAGGTGGAAAAACTCGTGACCACCCCGCTGGAACGGCTGCTCTGGCAGATCGACGGGGTGGAGTACGTCTATTCCACGTCGAGCAAGGACCAAACCGCCGTCACCGTGCGATTCCATGTGGGCGAGGACCGCGAGGACTCGCTCATCAAGCTCCACAACACCATCCTCAAAAATCAGGACCTGGCTCCCTCCATCGTGAAGAGTTGGGTGGTCAAGCCGGTGGAGATCGACGACGTCCCCATCGTCACCCTGACCCTGCACGCGGAACACGGCTTTGAAGACCGCTATTCCGACTTCGACCTGCGACGCATGGCCGAAGAGCTGTTCCATCGGCTGGCCGAGGTGGAGGACGTCTCGCGGGTGACCCTGCATTCTGGCCGCTCCCGCGAGGTGCGCGTGGAGTTGCATCCCGACCGCATGGCCGGGTTCCACGTCTCGCCCCAGGAAATATCCCGCGCCCTCAAGGGTGCGGACAGCTCCCTTTCCGCCGGACATTTCGTTTCCGGCGACAACGACACCCAGCTGGTCAGCCAGTCCTTCCTGCTGTCGGCCGAAGACGCGGCCTCCCTGGTGGTGGGCGTGTTCGATGACAGGCCTGTCTACCTGCGCGACGTGGCCGACGTGATCGACGGCCCGGCCGAGCCGACCAGCTATTCGCGCATCGGCTTCTCCGATCTGTATATGGCCGAACGCGGCCTGGACGCGGAGCACGCCTCCCGGCCCGCCGTGACCCTCGGCCTGTCCAAAAAGAAAGGCGTCAACGCCGTGGGCGTGGCCGACGCGGTCATCGAGCGCGCACGCCTGCTGAAACGCGACGTCCTGCCCGAGGGCGTGACCCTGACCGTGACCCGGAACTACGGGGCCACGGCCCACGCCAAGGTCAACGACCTGCTCTCGTCGCTGTTCTTCGCCATCATCACCGTCGTCGCCCTGCTCGCCTTCACCCTGGGCTGGCGCGAGGCCCTGGTGGTCGCCCTGGCCGTGCCCATGAGCTTCTCGCTGGCCCTGTTCGTCAATTATCTCTTCGGCTACACCATCAACAGGGTGACGCTTTTCGCCCTCATCCTCTCCCTGGGGCTGGTGGTGGACGATCCCATCACCAACGTGGACAACATCCAGCGTCATATCCGCATGGGACTGCGCGATCCCCTGGAGGCCACCCTGGCCGCCGTCAAGGAAGTCCTGCCCCCGGTCATCCTGTCCACCCTGGCCATCATCGTTTCCTTCGCGCCCCTCTTCTTCATCACCGGCATGATGGGTCCGTACATGGCCCCCATGGCCGCCAACGTGCCCCTGACCGTGACCTTCTCCACCCTGGCCGCCCTGACCGTGGTCCCGTGGATGGCCTACCTGCTCCTGCGCAACCGCAAGACCGCCCCGGACTCGGACAACACCGCCGCCGAAAGCAAGACGGGCGCGCGACTGCTGCGCTGGTACAGCGTGGCCATCACCCCGTTCCTGACCCGCGCGCGCAACCGCTGGCTGCTCCTTTTCGGCATCCTGGCCGGGCTCGCCCTGTGCGGCGTGCTGGTGCTCCTGCGGCTGGTGCCGCTCAAGATGCTGCCCTTCGACAACAAAAACGAATTCCAAATCCTCGTGGACATGCCCGAAGGGACCACCTTGGAAAGGACCGACCGCGCCGTACGCGACTTCGAGGCCTACCTGCGCACCGTACCCGAAGTGACGGACTTCATAACCTATGCGGGCGAGCCCTCGCCCATGGACTTCAACGGGATGGTCCGCCACTACTACTGGCGCGAGCAGCCCAACCTCGCGGACATACGCGTCAACCTCAGGGACAAGTCCGAGCGCGACATGCAGTCTCACGCCATCGGCCTGCGCCTGCGCAACGACCTTCAGGCCATCGCCGACCGAAACGGCGTGCGCATGAAGCTCATCGAGGTCCCGCCCGGACCGCCGGTCATAGCCACCCTCACCGCCGAGATATACGGCCGCCCCGGCATGGCCTATCAGGACTTCCTCGACGGCGCGCGCCACGTGGAATCAGTCATGAGCGAACTGCCCGGCCTCGTGGACCGGGATGATTCCTCCGAAACCGACCGGACCATGTACGACTTCGTCCTGGACAAGGAAAAAGCCGCTCTGCACGGCGTGACCACCGCCGATGTGGTCGATACACTGCGCCTGTCCCTGTCCGGCTCCGCCCCGGCAAACGTCCACTTGCCCCACGAACGCCAGTCCCTGCCCGTGCGCCTCGTCCTGCCCATGCGGCTGCGCACCGGCCCCGATCCCCTGAGCGAGCTGCGCATGAAGACCGCCTCCGGGGCCATGGTTCCCCTGGCTGAGCTCGGCTCCTTCCGCAGGGTCCCGGCCGAGCAGCCCATCTACCACAAGAACCTCAAGCGCGTGGCCTACGTCTATGCCGAAACCGCGGGCGTCCCGCCGGGCGAAGCGGTCATCGACCTCCAGTCCATGCTCAAGAAGGACCCCGTACAGCCGGGGCTCACCACGCAATGGGCGGGCGAGGGCGAATGGAAGATCACCCTCGACGTCTTCCGCGATCTGGGCCTGGCCTTTGCCGCCGCGCTGGTCGGCATCTTCATCCTGCTCGTCGGACAGACCGGCTCCTTTGTCATGCCCGCCCTGATAATGTCCGCCATCCCCCTCACTTTGCTCGGTATCCTGCCGGGATTCTGGCTGCTCAACCTGGTGGCGGGCGGCACCGTGGACGGGTTCAACGACCCGGTCTTCTTCACCGCAACCTCCATGATCGGCATGATCGCCCTGGGCGGCATCGTTATCCGCAACTCCCTGGTGCTCATCGAGTTCATCCAGGGCGAAACAGAAAAAGGCGCACCCCTCAAGGAGGCCATCGTCCGATCCGGCGCAGTGCGCATGAGACCCATCGTGCTCACCGCGCTCACCACCGCGCTGGGCGCATGGCCCATCACCCTGGACCCCATATTCTCGGGGCTCGCCTGGGCGCTCATCTTCGGTCTCGTCGCCTCGACCCTGTTCACGCTGGTCGTCGTGCCAAGCGGCTATTACGCGCTGTATGGAAAGGAAAAGGAAGAAGAACGGTAA
- a CDS encoding efflux RND transporter periplasmic adaptor subunit, which yields MRKIILNISSFIVILGLLGACGQDAPMTVKKGAGYEPAATATAERTVLPRLFDAVGTVQAKTDIRVEAQVTGRVLEVLVRPGDRVDKGARLVVLDSRASETRLDRSRQAVSSARSMAAQARDALASARAAHTKAESTYRRMNQLFEQKVVTAEEVEKAEAAYLQAKAALNQAEQGVAAAEARAREADKVVQEAEISLGYTTITAQEPGEVAKRLVEPGDLAFPNKELLTLHTGGSMHLEAMVREALIGRIKLGDSLSVVITALNDKEPLTGVVQEIEPLADPVTRSFLVKVRLPERPGLYPGMFGRLLVPLGDRETVLVPREAVRRVGQLETVMVKSNEAWQPVYVRTGESVDGKIEILSGLSGGETVGLSREEVR from the coding sequence ATGAGAAAAATAATCCTGAACATATCGTCATTCATCGTAATTCTCGGCCTGCTGGGTGCCTGCGGCCAGGACGCGCCCATGACCGTAAAAAAGGGCGCGGGATACGAACCGGCGGCCACAGCCACGGCCGAACGCACGGTGCTGCCGCGCCTGTTCGACGCCGTGGGCACGGTGCAGGCCAAGACGGACATCCGCGTGGAAGCCCAGGTCACGGGACGTGTGCTCGAAGTGCTTGTCCGGCCCGGCGACCGGGTGGACAAGGGCGCCCGGCTGGTGGTGCTGGACAGCCGCGCTTCGGAGACCCGGCTGGACCGTTCCCGACAGGCGGTCTCCTCCGCAAGGAGCATGGCCGCCCAGGCGCGCGATGCGCTGGCCTCCGCCAGGGCCGCGCACACCAAGGCCGAATCCACCTACCGGCGCATGAACCAGCTCTTCGAACAGAAAGTGGTCACGGCCGAGGAAGTGGAAAAAGCCGAAGCCGCCTACCTTCAGGCCAAAGCCGCCCTGAACCAGGCCGAACAGGGCGTAGCCGCCGCCGAAGCGCGCGCCCGCGAAGCGGACAAAGTGGTTCAGGAGGCGGAGATTTCCCTGGGATACACGACCATCACCGCCCAGGAGCCGGGCGAGGTGGCCAAACGTCTGGTGGAGCCGGGCGACCTGGCCTTTCCCAACAAGGAACTGCTCACCCTGCATACGGGCGGCTCCATGCACCTTGAGGCCATGGTCCGCGAGGCGCTCATAGGCCGGATCAAACTCGGCGACAGCCTGTCCGTGGTCATCACCGCCCTGAACGACAAGGAGCCGCTGACCGGAGTGGTCCAGGAGATCGAACCCCTGGCCGACCCCGTGACCCGCTCCTTCCTGGTCAAGGTCCGGCTGCCGGAACGGCCGGGGCTGTATCCCGGCATGTTCGGCAGGCTGCTGGTGCCCCTGGGCGACCGGGAGACCGTGCTGGTGCCGCGAGAAGCCGTGCGCCGTGTCGGCCAGCTTGAAACGGTCATGGTCAAATCAAACGAAGCGTGGCAGCCGGTCTACGTGCGCACCGGCGAGAGCGTGGACGGCAAGATCGAGATTCTGTCCGGCCTGTCCGGCGGCGAAACCGTGGGCCTGTCCCGGGAGGAAGTCCGCTGA
- a CDS encoding tRNA1(Val) (adenine(37)-N6)-methyltransferase: MTALDTNAILERREYFPRGLVQPEGGYRFSLDSLLLACFANVTRGQTGLDLGCGCGVVGLGVLLRQPGATITGVELNPQAVEAARENAANLHLAEKMGIEQGDVSDWRPDKVVDFVVANPPYRKLGKGRESCGEQRKTARFEASGSFYGFARCAAVALKTRGRFAFVHLPERLPELMADLAEAGLTPKRLRLVHGKVDQEPRMALVEAVKAASLGLRVEPPLILHEGTGRNTRLSEQALEFCPFLACNPKESE, translated from the coding sequence ATGACCGCTTTGGATACCAACGCCATTCTTGAGCGGCGCGAGTATTTCCCGCGCGGCCTGGTTCAGCCCGAGGGGGGCTATCGCTTTTCCCTGGATTCGCTGCTTCTGGCCTGTTTCGCCAACGTGACCCGGGGACAGACCGGCCTGGACCTGGGGTGCGGCTGCGGCGTCGTGGGCCTTGGGGTGCTTCTCCGGCAGCCCGGCGCGACCATTACCGGGGTGGAGCTGAATCCGCAGGCCGTAGAGGCCGCCAGGGAAAATGCGGCCAATCTGCATCTTGCTGAAAAGATGGGGATAGAGCAGGGTGACGTGTCCGATTGGCGGCCGGACAAGGTGGTTGATTTCGTGGTGGCCAACCCTCCCTATCGCAAGCTCGGCAAAGGCCGGGAGAGTTGCGGTGAACAGCGGAAGACGGCCCGGTTCGAGGCGTCCGGCTCCTTTTACGGATTCGCCCGGTGCGCGGCCGTGGCCCTGAAGACGCGCGGACGGTTCGCCTTCGTGCACCTGCCCGAGCGGTTGCCCGAGCTCATGGCCGATCTGGCCGAGGCCGGGTTGACCCCCAAGCGTTTGCGGTTGGTGCACGGCAAGGTGGATCAGGAGCCCCGCATGGCGCTCGTGGAGGCGGTCAAAGCGGCCTCGCTCGGGCTGCGCGTCGAACCGCCGCTGATATTGCATGAGGGAACGGGGCGAAACACCCGGTTGAGCGAACAGGCTCTGGAGTTTTGCCCGTTTTTGGCCTGCAACCCTAAAGAGAGCGAGTAG
- a CDS encoding AAA family ATPase, translated as MINKIIIDNFMAHEHTELELGPGVTILTGSNNTGKSAVVEALRCLATNPARSPNPALYIRHGAKEARVEVEVDDGTRVAWVRTKRWAKYELWPPGADEPEEYHKLQGKVPEDVARALRLDRVELETRKDSVDVHLGNQRDPVFLLNQPDSVMAEFFAASTESAHLLAMQNALKIRVRDAKREEKGLDGQVARIAADLDRLDPLPELALRMDGIEELDREAARLEREVPALEAALAEFLSLDGRLARERSTGAALHGIQAPPEVEDVNRLGRHIGAMASVETQLGRAGSAAGALTGLDAPPRTEDAAPLHRLIRELDDTGAILRSASSRRTVLAGLSELPDPADTGELAAVVDELLILRARSARLARLTESLGHVAEPPAPQPLDKLGEVVSLISGLKEQFSTRQAELDGLERDLSAVVAAMDERIKAVGCCPVCGGDLTTDGFLDHGCGHES; from the coding sequence ATGATTAATAAAATCATTATCGATAACTTCATGGCTCACGAGCATACCGAGCTTGAGCTCGGGCCTGGCGTGACCATCCTGACCGGCTCCAACAATACCGGCAAGTCCGCTGTGGTGGAGGCGTTGCGCTGCCTGGCCACCAATCCGGCGCGTAGCCCCAACCCCGCCCTCTACATCAGACACGGGGCCAAGGAGGCCCGCGTTGAGGTGGAGGTGGACGACGGGACCAGGGTTGCCTGGGTGCGCACCAAGCGGTGGGCCAAATACGAGCTATGGCCGCCGGGAGCGGACGAGCCGGAGGAGTATCACAAGCTTCAGGGCAAGGTACCCGAGGATGTGGCCCGGGCCCTGCGGCTCGATCGAGTGGAGCTTGAGACCCGCAAGGACTCGGTGGACGTGCATCTCGGCAACCAGCGCGACCCCGTGTTCCTGCTCAATCAGCCCGATTCGGTCATGGCCGAGTTTTTCGCCGCATCCACTGAATCCGCCCACCTGCTGGCCATGCAGAACGCCCTCAAGATTCGGGTGCGCGACGCCAAGCGGGAGGAAAAGGGGCTGGACGGTCAGGTCGCGCGTATCGCCGCCGACCTGGATCGGCTTGATCCCCTGCCCGAACTGGCCCTGCGCATGGACGGGATCGAGGAGCTGGACCGCGAGGCCGCCCGGCTGGAGCGCGAGGTCCCGGCCCTTGAAGCGGCCCTGGCCGAGTTCCTGTCCCTGGACGGGCGGCTTGCCCGCGAGCGGTCCACTGGCGCGGCGCTTCATGGAATCCAGGCCCCGCCCGAGGTCGAGGACGTGAACCGTCTCGGACGGCATATCGGGGCCATGGCATCGGTGGAGACGCAACTCGGCCGCGCGGGCAGTGCCGCGGGAGCCCTGACCGGGCTCGACGCGCCGCCCCGGACCGAGGACGCGGCTCCCCTGCATAGGCTCATTCGGGAGCTGGACGACACCGGGGCTATTCTTCGCTCGGCCTCGTCCCGGCGGACTGTCCTGGCCGGTCTGTCCGAGCTGCCGGACCCGGCGGACACCGGCGAGCTGGCCGCCGTGGTGGATGAACTGCTCATCCTGCGCGCCCGCTCCGCCCGTTTGGCCCGCCTGACGGAAAGTCTGGGGCACGTTGCCGAGCCGCCCGCGCCGCAGCCGCTTGATAAACTCGGCGAAGTCGTGTCGCTAATCAGCGGCCTCAAGGAACAATTTTCAACCAGACAGGCCGAATTGGACGGTCTGGAAAGGGATTTGTCGGCCGTTGTGGCCGCCATGGACGAACGCATCAAGGCCGTTGGCTGCTGCCCGGTTTGCGGCGGCGATCTGACCACCGACGGTTTCCTGGATCACGGGTGCGGCCATGAGTCTTGA
- a CDS encoding C-GCAxxG-C-C family protein, whose product MSKYFVEKRVAELFGENKFLCGETVARVIADAGGRDYRDVVCAVTGFCSGMSRSCGQCGVLAGAIMGMGLYVGRSEMSEDHEACYALVQEFCSRFQQRFGSSNCYELIRCDFNNPDDMVRFRRDNVREYCRTIVEFGAEAALSILREHGYLPEEDDCPEIGAGLAVVCAAAS is encoded by the coding sequence ATGTCCAAGTATTTTGTGGAGAAGAGGGTCGCCGAGCTTTTCGGCGAAAATAAATTTCTTTGCGGAGAAACCGTGGCCCGGGTGATCGCCGATGCCGGAGGGCGGGACTATCGGGACGTGGTCTGCGCGGTGACGGGATTTTGCAGCGGGATGTCGCGCTCCTGCGGCCAGTGCGGCGTGTTGGCCGGCGCGATCATGGGCATGGGCCTGTATGTCGGGCGCAGCGAGATGAGCGAGGACCATGAGGCGTGTTATGCCCTGGTTCAGGAGTTTTGTTCCCGGTTCCAGCAGCGGTTCGGGTCGTCCAACTGCTATGAATTGATTCGGTGCGATTTCAACAATCCGGACGACATGGTTCGTTTTCGCCGGGATAACGTGCGGGAATATTGCCGGACCATCGTGGAGTTCGGGGCCGAGGCCGCCCTTTCCATTCTTCGTGAACACGGCTACCTTCCCGAGGAGGACGACTGTCCCGAAATCGGGGCGGGACTTGCGGTCGTTTGCGCGGCGGCATCGTAA
- a CDS encoding PHP domain-containing protein, with the protein MSIDLHTHTTASDGTLTPTELVRLAAESGLDAIAVTDHDTFQGVAEAMEAGRRFGVEVIPGTELSLESPEGAGWIHVVALWLPERADELQKALDWVIEGRANRNREIVAKLRTLGVNISYEAVAARATGTIGRPHFAQELMALGVCSSMDEAFRVWVGDNGRAYVPKRKLTPEQAFPLLSDIGATSILAHPFALRLNYPETEKVIRRLKELGLDGMEVFYSEHSEADTKAYGEMADRLGLLKSGGSDFHGANKPEIKLGVGRGNLNIPYEVLEKMKEDRRSKGLPV; encoded by the coding sequence ATGAGCATAGATCTGCATACGCATACCACGGCATCGGACGGCACGCTGACGCCCACGGAATTGGTTCGGCTGGCCGCCGAGAGCGGCCTGGACGCCATCGCCGTGACCGATCACGACACCTTTCAGGGCGTGGCCGAGGCCATGGAGGCGGGCAGGCGGTTCGGGGTCGAGGTCATCCCCGGCACGGAGTTGAGCCTGGAATCCCCGGAAGGCGCGGGCTGGATTCACGTGGTCGCCCTGTGGCTGCCGGAAAGAGCCGACGAACTCCAGAAGGCGTTGGATTGGGTCATCGAAGGCCGGGCCAACCGCAACCGCGAGATCGTGGCCAAGCTGCGCACCCTTGGAGTGAACATTTCCTATGAGGCCGTGGCGGCACGCGCCACCGGAACCATCGGCCGCCCGCATTTCGCCCAGGAATTGATGGCGCTTGGCGTGTGTTCGTCCATGGATGAGGCGTTCCGGGTCTGGGTCGGCGACAACGGGAGGGCCTATGTGCCCAAGCGCAAGCTTACGCCCGAGCAGGCGTTTCCCCTCCTCTCCGACATCGGAGCCACCTCCATTCTGGCCCATCCGTTCGCCCTGAGGCTGAACTATCCGGAGACCGAAAAGGTGATCCGTCGTCTCAAGGAACTTGGTCTGGACGGCATGGAGGTCTTTTACTCCGAACACTCCGAGGCCGACACCAAGGCCTATGGGGAAATGGCGGACCGGCTCGGCCTGCTCAAGAGCGGCGGATCGGATTTTCACGGAGCCAACAAGCCGGAAATCAAGCTCGGCGTGGGCCGGGGCAATCTGAATATCCCCTACGAAGTTCTTGAAAAGATGAAGGAAGATCGCCGATCCAAAGGGCTGCCCGTCTAG
- a CDS encoding metallophosphoesterase family protein, which produces MSLEHVRAKGLFLVADPHLADHPPGQRLEGYLDQILAKLTACLERADELSMAPVLLGDLFHWPRDNSNRMLVELIRLFGGRTGDRTVHILVGNHDKYQSRFTDDVSLAVLETAGVVRLMKEEGPQFVLDTDEGPVLVCASPDGSPLPKSYERGEDDPETVIWLTHHNIRFPEFIDKAYSIKELPGIDWVINGHIHRPQPTVTKGRTTWANPGNITRLTFTRRSMAREPAAAIWTPGCAELEKWVIPHLAFDQVFPDQELPPEEQELEGESNFIKGLERLAWQRTHEGTGLKQFLTENLSSETPEGKLIWELYEEVISGE; this is translated from the coding sequence ATGAGTCTTGAACACGTTCGCGCCAAGGGCCTGTTTCTGGTGGCCGACCCGCACCTGGCGGATCATCCGCCGGGCCAGCGGCTGGAAGGCTATCTCGACCAGATACTGGCCAAGCTGACCGCCTGCCTGGAGCGGGCCGACGAGCTGTCCATGGCCCCGGTTTTGCTCGGCGATCTTTTCCACTGGCCCCGCGACAACTCCAACAGAATGCTTGTGGAGCTTATCCGGCTTTTCGGCGGCCGCACGGGCGACAGGACCGTGCACATTCTCGTGGGCAACCACGACAAGTACCAGTCGCGGTTCACGGACGACGTGTCCCTGGCCGTGCTGGAGACGGCGGGCGTGGTCCGGCTCATGAAGGAGGAGGGGCCGCAGTTCGTGCTGGATACGGACGAAGGCCCGGTTCTGGTCTGCGCCAGCCCGGACGGTTCGCCCCTGCCCAAGTCCTACGAGCGCGGTGAGGACGACCCGGAGACCGTGATCTGGCTGACCCATCACAACATCCGTTTCCCGGAGTTCATCGACAAGGCGTACTCCATCAAGGAGCTGCCGGGCATCGACTGGGTCATCAACGGCCACATCCATCGGCCCCAGCCCACGGTGACCAAGGGGCGGACCACCTGGGCCAACCCCGGCAACATCACCCGGCTGACCTTCACCCGTCGGTCCATGGCCCGGGAGCCTGCCGCCGCCATCTGGACGCCCGGCTGCGCGGAGCTGGAAAAATGGGTGATTCCGCATCTCGCCTTCGACCAGGTCTTTCCGGATCAGGAGCTGCCCCCCGAGGAGCAGGAGCTTGAGGGCGAATCCAATTTCATCAAAGGGTTGGAACGGCTGGCCTGGCAGCGCACCCACGAGGGTACGGGCCTGAAGCAGTTCCTGACCGAGAACCTGAGCAGCGAAACCCCGGAAGGCAAGCTCATCTGGGAACTCTACGAGGAGGTCATAAGCGGTGAATAA